Sequence from the uncultured Flavobacterium sp. genome:
TTTGCAGGGGTTGATTATGCAGCAGAAGCAAATGAAGTTGTAAATATTGAAAGTATCAAATAAATACAAAAAAAAATACCCTTATAAATGAAAACCATTCGTCACAGCGAATGGTTTTTTTATGAATATAACATATCTTTGTTAAAATTTTTAATTTTAAAATATTTCCACTTTAATACGCACATCCCATTATGATTTTTTCTTTAATTATACCCGTGTATAATCGTCCAGATGAAGTAGATGAACTTTTAGAAAGTCTCTCAAAATCTGATTATAATGAAGCTTTTGAAATTGTTCTAGTCGAAGATGGATCATCAATTCCATGCAAAGACGTTGTGATGACATATCAGGGAAAATTGAATATTTCATATTATTTCAAGGAAAATTCAGGACCAGGAGATTCCAGAAACTTTGGGATGCAAAAGGCGAGAGGAGATTACTTTATCATTTTTGACTCAGATTGTATTATTCCGTCTAATTATTTAACAGAAGTTAGAAAAGCCTTAGATCAGGAATATGTTGATTGTTTTGGAGGTCCGGACAGAGCATTGGATAGTTTTTCGAGTATTCAGAAAGCGATTAATTTTGCAATGACGTCCTTCGTGACAACTGGAGGAATTCGTGGTGGTTCTGAAAAAATTAATAAGTTTCAGCCAAGAAGTTTCAATATGGGAATTTCAAAAAAGGCGTTTGAAGCTTCAAAAGGATTTGGAAATATTCATCCGGGAGAAGATCCGGATTTATCAATTCGATTATGGAATTTAGGATTTGAAACCAGATTGTTTTCAGAAGCTTACGTTTATCATAAACGAAGAATTGACTGGGAGAAATTCTCAATTCAAGTACATAAATTTGGAATTGCCAGACCTATTCTTAATAGTTGGTATCCGGAACATAATAAATTAACTTTCTTTTTTCCGACGTTTTTTATCCTCGGATTATTATTAGCTTTTTTACTATTAATTTTCAATTTTGATATATTATTACAATTATATTTTGTATATTTCGGTATGGTTTTTCTTATAGCAAGTATTCAAAATAAAAGCATCAAAATTGGATATCTTTCTGTAATTGCAGTTTGGAAACAATTTTATGGTTATGGAACGGGATTTTTAGAATCATTTATAAAAATTATTCTTTTAAAGAAAAAACCACAAGAGGCCTTTCCTCGTATGTTTTTTAAGGTATAGTATGACAAAAGTTATAGGCTTAACAGGCGGAATAGGAAGTGGTAAAACAACTATTGCAAACTATTTTGCAGAAATGGGAGTTCCGGTTTACATTGCTGATGATGAGGCCAAAAAAGTAATGCAATCTCAAAGTATTGTCAATGAAATAAAGGCAACATTTGGAGAAACACTTTTTGAAAATGATGTTTTAAACAGAGCAAAACTGGCTGAAATTGTTTTTAATAATGCAGATCAATTAGCAAAATTAAATGCTA
This genomic interval carries:
- a CDS encoding glycosyltransferase, which gives rise to MIFSLIIPVYNRPDEVDELLESLSKSDYNEAFEIVLVEDGSSIPCKDVVMTYQGKLNISYYFKENSGPGDSRNFGMQKARGDYFIIFDSDCIIPSNYLTEVRKALDQEYVDCFGGPDRALDSFSSIQKAINFAMTSFVTTGGIRGGSEKINKFQPRSFNMGISKKAFEASKGFGNIHPGEDPDLSIRLWNLGFETRLFSEAYVYHKRRIDWEKFSIQVHKFGIARPILNSWYPEHNKLTFFFPTFFILGLLLAFLLLIFNFDILLQLYFVYFGMVFLIASIQNKSIKIGYLSVIAVWKQFYGYGTGFLESFIKIILLKKKPQEAFPRMFFKV